From Thalassovita sp.:
CGGCAGATGCACCAGCCCGTTCAGCAGCTGTTTGCCCCAGAATTCACGCCGGGCCAGCCACCAGGCCACGGCAATCGCCAGCGGCATCGCCAGCAGGGTGGCCCAGAACGCCACACGCAGCGACAGTGCAACGGCGGTCCATTCTTCGGGGCTGAGAAACTGCATCACGGGCTCGGCCTATTCGCTTGGGATGGTGAAACCGTGGCGCAGGAAAACCTCTTTGGCAATGGGGCTTTGCAGATGCTCCAGCAGTTCCGCTGCGGCTTCTGATCGGCTGTCCGTTGTCAGGGCGGCCGGGTAGAGGATCGCCGGGTGGCTGTCGCTGGGAAACTGTGCCAGTTGCTGCACACGCGGCTCCGCTAAAACATCGGAGTGATAGACAACGCCCAACGGGGCCTCCCCCAATGCGACCAGCGCAAGGGCAGCGCGCACATTGTCCGTCTGCGCCACCTGCGGGGCAATTTCTTGCCAAAGGCCAAGGGTTTCCAATGCGGCCTTGCCGTAGATGCCAGCAGGCACAGCGTTGATCAGCGCCATGGCCATCCGACCGTCGCCAAGCCGTTCGATGATGCCCGGGCCAAGGTCCAGCGGCGCAGCGCCCGCCGGGCTGATCAGCGCCAGCGCGTTGCCAAGCAGATCGACGCGGC
This genomic window contains:
- the modA gene encoding molybdate ABC transporter substrate-binding protein, which produces MFRRYRLCLALMFSLVAAPLSAEQITVFAAASLRNALEEVGSTWAENTGHRLRYSFAGSSALARQVEAGAPADLIILANEAWMDHLEGQSLLRQNSRVDLLGNALALISPAGAAPLDLGPGIIERLGDGRMAMALINAVPAGIYGKAALETLGLWQEIAPQVAQTDNVRAALALVALGEAPLGVVYHSDVLAEPRVQQLAQFPSDSHPAILYPAALTTDSRSEAAAELLEHLQSPIAKEVFLRHGFTIPSE